In Marasmius oreades isolate 03SP1 chromosome 1, whole genome shotgun sequence, one DNA window encodes the following:
- a CDS encoding uncharacterized protein (BUSCO:EOG09264SUZ) — MRIGISFLWWLGLMTRKYKLPSAPNSPETFMFRQLTFTRSSACLRRTTLPTPRLALRRTLITKKYTAEHELVAFDDTNGLGTISITDHAQSSLGDVVFVELPTIGTAVRQGDQIGAVESVKAASDIYAPVSGKIEEINETLSSQPNLLNKSPEGKGWLCKIKLSDPSEIEKLMTEEEYKSSYEIV; from the exons ATGAGAATTGGAATAAGTTTTCTGTGGTGGCTTGGACTTATGACCCGTAAATATAAATTGCCTTCGGCTCCTAACTCACCAGAAACCTTCATGTTCCGACAACTTACATTTACTCGTTCTTCAGCTTGCTTGAGAAGGACAACGTTGCCAACACCGAGACTGGCTCTTCGTCGAACACTAATCA CCAAAAAGTACACTGCGGAGCACGAATTGGTGGCTTTTGATGACACTAATGGACTTGGAACCATCTCAATCACCGACCATGCTCAGTCGTCCTTGGGGGACGTCGTTTTCGTCGAACTTCCAACCATAGGCACCGCCGTGAGACAAGGAG ACCAAATTGGAGCGGTAGAAAGTGTCAAGGCAGCATCTGATATC TATGCACCAGTTTCCGGGAAGATAGAGGAAATTAACGAAACCCTTTCGTCTCAACCTAATCTGCTGAACAAATCACCGGAAGGCAAAG GATGGTTATGCAAAATAAAGCTTTCCGATCCTTCCGAG ATAGAGAAACTCATGACTGAGGAGGAGTACAAGAGCAGCTACGAGATAGTGTAA
- a CDS encoding uncharacterized protein (BUSCO:EOG092643S6), translated as MSNREELIRNAVAFLSDPKSQASPLTQRIQFLEAKGLTPPEIDLAIRQAATNQTAAAHPGFGYPYPASQWDWRDYFIGAVVSGTLAYGAVSLFKKFLLPHLQPPTATVYEEDRDALTAQFDAAEALLKEIQAETTAIRSAVDEQKERVDKTVRDVEAVVTEMRQAESTTRNEMREIRDEIDTIREMLPKMMEKNKESHGQSMAELQQELKSLKALLMSRGPSISNVPSPAPLIGRPSIPAWQLSNTPTMSTPTMDPALPNGTNNEKGKQADSS; from the exons ATGTCCAACCGTGAAGAACTCATTCGCAATGCTGTCGCTTTCCTCTCAGACCCAAAA TCCCAAGCATCGCCTTTGACTCAGAGAATACAATTTCTCGAAGCAAAAGGTCTAACTCCGCCTGAGATTGACCTCGCTATTCGACAAGCTGCCACCAACCAGACGGCCGCAGCCCATCCAGGTTTTGGCTATCCATATCCTGCCTCACAGTGGGACTGGCGCGATTACTTC ATTGGTGCTGTCGTTTCGGGAACCTTAGCTTATGGTGCTGTATCACTATTCAAG AAATTCTTGTTGCCCCATTTACAACCTCCAACTGCGACGGTGTACGAGGAAGATCGGGATGCTCTCACAGCACAGTTCGACGCAGCCGAAGCCCTATTGAAGGAGATTCAAGCCGAGACCACAGCTATTCGCAGCGCTGTCGACGAGCAAAAAGAGAGAGTCGACAAAACCGTTCGTGATGTTGAGGCCGTCGTCACCGAAATGCGTCAAGCTGAAAGCACGACTCGCAACGAGATGCGAGAAATTCGAGATGAAATAGACACCATACGGGAGATGTTGCCGAAA ATGATGGAGAAAAATAAGGAAAGCCATGGGCAATCTATGGCTGAGTTACAACAAGAGCTCAAGTCCTTGAAGGCTCTTCTTATGAGCCGAGGTCCCAGTATTTCCAACGTCCCTTCACCGGCGCCATTGATTGGTCGACCTTCAATACCCGCATGGCAACTAAGCAATACGCCTACCATGTCCACCCCGACCATGGATCCTGCGTTACCCAATGGAACGAATAATGAGAAAGGAAAACAAGCCGATTCTTCTTGA
- the TUF1 gene encoding translation elongation factor Tu, whose translation MLRVAACKALPRSFASFPLLSSSFSRFSSPLTIAAHRGYASFNREKPHMNIGTIGHVDHGKTTLTAAITKVLAEKGGATFTDYAQIDKAPEEKARGITINSTHVEYETETRHYGHIDCPGHADYIKNMITGAAQMDGAIIVVSATDGQMPQTREHLLLARQVGINKLVVFINKIDMISDPEMLELVDMEMRDLLSTYNFDGEHTPIVMGSALAALEGRNPETGANKVQDLLKACDEWLDIPTRDLEKPFLMPVEDVFSISGRGTVATGRVERGTATKGSEVEILGMGESFKTTLTGIEMFHKELDRAEAGDNMGALLRGIKREQVHRGQVIIAPGSMKSIKKFRAQVYVLTKDEGGRYTPFMEGYRPQLYLRTADVTVTLKFADGTPSASEKMAMPGDNVELDCELVHDLAVEVGSRFTLREAHKNIGTGVVTKILE comes from the exons ATGCTACGCGTAGCTGCCTGCAAGGCTCTGCCTCGCAGCTTCGCATCTTTCCCTC TTCTCTCATCCTCTTTTTCTAGGTTTTCATCACCTCTTACTATCG CCGCGCACAGAGGATAtgcttccttcaaccgtGAAAAGCCTCATATGAATATAGGCACCATAG GGCACGTTGACCATGGAAAAACCACTCTCACTGCCGCCATAACAAAGGTTCTCGCTGAGAAGGGTGGTGCCACCTTCACCGACTACGCTCAAATTGACAAGGCTCCCGAGGAGAAAGCCCGCGGTATCACTATCAACTCCACTCACGTCGAGTACGAAACGGAAACGCGTCATTATGGCCATATAGACTGCCCTGGACATGCGGATT ACATCAAGAATATGATCACTGGTGCTGCTCAAATGGACGGCGCTATCATCGTGGTCTCTGCAACGGACGGGCAAATGCCCCAGACTCGTGAACACTTACTGCTGGCTCGCCAAGTTGGAATCAATAAGCTCGTTGTCTTCATCAACAAGATTGATATGATTTCGGATCCGGAAATGCTCGAGCTGGTGGATATGGAAATGCGAGACCTTTTGTCGACATACAATTTCGACGGAGAGCACACGCCTATTGTTATGGGCTCTGCACTTGCCGCATTGGAAGGAAGGAATCCAGAAACGGGAGCCAACAAGGTTCAAGACCTGCTCAAAGCTTGCGATGAATGGCTTGACATTCCTACCC GTGATCTTGAAAAGCCTTTCCTCATGCCTGTTGAAG AtgtcttctccatctccgGACGTGGGACTGTTGCTACCGGAAGA GTTGAACGCGGCACTGCAACCAAAGGTAGTGAAGTCGAGATTCTCGGAATGGGCGAGTCTTTCAAGACCACACTGACCGGCATTG AAATGTTCCACAAGGAGCTTGACCGA GCTGAAGCTGGTGACAACATGGGTGCACTCCTTCGTGGTATCAAGCGAGAACAAGTTCACCGGGGACAGGTTATCATCGCGCCTGGATCGATGAAATCTATCAAGAAGTTCAGGGCTCAGGTTTAT GTCTTAACTAAGGACGAAG GTGGTCGCTACACACCTTTCATGGAGGGTTATCGTCCCCAGCTATACCTTCGTACCGCTGATGTCACCGTCACCTTGAAGTTCGCCGACGGTACTCCCAGTGCTTCTGAAAAAATG GCTATGCCTGGTGATAATGTCGAATTAGACTGTGAACTGGTTCATGATCTGGCTGTCGAAGTCGGCTCCCG ATTCACTCTCCGTGAGgcacacaaaaaca TCGGGACTGGTGTTGTCACTAAGATTTTGGAATAA